A part of Bubalus bubalis isolate 160015118507 breed Murrah chromosome 6, NDDB_SH_1, whole genome shotgun sequence genomic DNA contains:
- the RUSC1 gene encoding RUN and SH3 domain-containing protein 1 isoform X1: MLSPQRALLCNLNHIHLQHVSLGLHLSRRPELREGPLSTSPPPGDTGGKENRGPCSGTLVDANSNSPAVPCRCCQEHGAGLENQQDLAQEEEGAASPSDPGCSSSLSSCSDLSPDESPISVYSRDLPGNEDVHPQPSILPLEQGSPLASAGPDTCSPDSFCCSPDSCSEASSPSGPGLDSNCNALTTGQDLPSPGLEEEEEAEEQDLPTSDLPEADDEKIDAGKTEPSWKINPIWKIDKETTDASWKITENNNSGWKVNGNTIECWKTEPGKFDSSWKTNTGITDSGSKTDAGKIDGGWRSDVSEEPVPHRTITSFHELAQKRKRGPGLPLVPQAKKDRSDWLIVFSPDTELPPTGSLGSSQAPPREVTTFKELRSRSRAPPPPVPPRDPPAGWALVPPRPPPPPVPPRRKKNRPGLQPIAEGQPEEGRAGSPAAGEEAPASKEPEQPSPQAGTEAGPLLLPRPLVFRFSADGRPLLQGGSAAAAGSLLLAPLASWPGAGLRLLGAPSTPEEQLLPVRLSPVGAYSPPARGDLPCLASPELALLLSPLFPRSSTFPPVASPPCQVPAPPLPRPPRPPKAPRWTRSPPPPPRLLRSSWSFAGVPGAQRLWMAEAQSGTGQLQEQKKGLLIAVSASVDKIISHFGAARNLVQKVKAQLGDSRLSPDVGHLVLTTLCPALHALVADGLKPFRKDLITGQRRSSPWSVVEASVKPGSSTRSLGTLYSQVSRLAPLRSSRSRFHAFILGLLNTKQLELWFSSLQEDAGLLSLLYLPTGFFSLARAGCPSLSTELLLLLQPLSVLTFHLDLLFEHHHHLPLGPPQAPPPPGSPPALQQTVQAVLHWGGRLAQSLRGASGEAPPGPSAPSSSPSPCSWWEQLTQASRVYASGSAEGLPLPRWGSRRTQTAAEAAPERSLHTEEAVPGRGVWLGRLFGVPGGLPETESGAPKSRRPSSWLPPTVSVLALVKRAAPPEAPSSPKELEVSEPSTAQTHRAVRALCDHTAAGPDQLSFQRGEVLRVIATVDEDWLRCGRDGAEGLVPVGYTSLVL, encoded by the exons ATGCTGTCCCCTCAGAGGGCCTTACTCTGCAACCTCAACCACATCCACCTCCAGCATGTCTCTCTAGGCCTGCATTTGTCCCGCCGTCCAGAGCTCCGGGAGGGGCCCTTGAGCacatcccctcccccaggggacacCGGGGGCAAGGAGAACCggggcccctgcagtggaacctTGGTGGACGCCAATTCCAACAGCCCAGCCGTGCCCTGCCGATGTTGCCAGGAGCATGGGGCAGGCCTAGAAAACCAGCAGGACCTAgcacaggaggaggagggggctgccTCTCCCTCAGACCCGGGCTGTTCCTCCTCTCTCAGCTCCTGCTCAGATCTTAGCCCGGATGAGTCCCCCATCTCAGTCTActccagggacctccctggcaacGAGGATGTTCACCCTCAGCCCAGCATCCTTCCCCTGGAGCAAGGCTCGCCCCTGGCTTCCGCAGGCCCAGACACCTGCTCCCCAGACAGCTTTTGTTGCTCTCCGGATTCCTGCTCTGAAGCTTCCTCTCCATCCGGTCCAGGCCTGGACTCCAATTGTAATGCCCTGACCACTGGCCAGGACCTCCCTTCCCCAGGgctagaggaagaggaggaggccgAGGAGCAGGACCTCCCTACCTCTGACCTCCCAGAGGCTGATGATGAGAAAATCGATGCTGGGAAAACCGAACCCAGTTGGAAAATAAACCCCATTTGGAAAATTGACAAAGAGACAACTGATGCTAGCTGGAAAATCACTGAGAACAATAACTCGGGTTGGAAAGTCAATGGGAATACTATTGAATGTTGGAAAACTGAACCTGGAAAATTCGACTCCAGTTGGAAAACCAATACAGGAATAACTGATTCTGGTTCGAAAACTGATGCAGGGAAAATTGATGGGGGATGGAGAAGTGACGTCAGCGAGGAGCCGGTGCCCCATCGGACAATCACGTCCTTCCACGAGCTGGCCCAGAAGCGCAAGCGGGGCCCAGGGCTGCCCCTCGTGCCGCAGGCCAAGAAAGACCGCAGTGACTGGCTCATCGTCTTCTCTCCGGACACCGAGCTGCCCCCCACAGGGTCGCTCGGCAGCTCCCAGGCGCCTCCCCGGGAAGTCACCACCTTCAAGGAACTCAGGTCCCGGAGCCGGGCTCCGCCCCCGCCAGTCCCGCCCCGAGACCCCCCAGCTGGCTGGGCCTTGGTCCCACCTCGGCCCCCACCGCCACCCGTCCCTCCCCGGAGGAAGAAGAACCGAccagggctgcagcccatagCAGAGGGGCAGCCCGAGGAGGGCAGGGCGGGCAGCCCAGCTGCTGGTGAGGAGGCCCCAGCTTCAAAGGAGCCGGAGCAGCCAAGTCCTCAGGCTGGCACTGAAG CCGGTCCCCTCCTGCTCCCTCGGCCCCTGGTTTTTCGGTTCTCGGCTGACGGGCGCCCCCTGTTGCAGGGTGGGAGCGCGGCCGCAGCTGGGTCTCTGCTCCTGGCGCCTCTGGCTAGCTGGCCAGGCGCTGGGCTGCGGCTCCTGGGGGCACCGAGTACCCCGGAGGAGCAGCTGCTGCCCGTCCGCCTGTCCCCGGTGGGGGCCTATTCGCCTCCGGCTAGGGGGGACCTTCCCTGCCTGGCCAGCCCTGAGCTGGCACTGCTGCTGTCCCCGCTCTTTCCCAGAAGTAGCACCTTCCCCCCCGTGGCTTCCCCACCCTGCCAGGTACCCGCCCCCCCGCTGCCACGGCCACCTCGTCCGCCGAAGGCCCCTCGCTGGACCAGGAGCCCACCGCCTCCGCCCAGGCTAC TCCGTAGTTCCTGGTCGTTCGCCGGCGTCCCCGGGGCCCAGCGACTGTGGATGGCAGAAGCCCAGAGTGGGACTGGCCAGCTGCAGGAGCAGAAAAAAG GTCTCCTGATAGCTGTTAGTGCTTCAGTGGATAAAATCATCTCGCACTTTGGGGCAGCCCGGAACTTGGTTCAGAAGGTGAAG GCCCAGTTGGGGGATAGCCGTCTGAGCCCAGACGTGGGGCACCTGGTGCTGACCACCCTCTGTCCGGCCCTCCATGCCCTGGTGGCCGACGGGCTGAAGCCTTTCCGGAAAGACCTCATCACTGGGCAGCGGCGGAGCAGCCCCTGGAGTGTGGTGGAGGCATCTGTGAAGCCAG GCTCCAGCACTCGTTCCCTCGGTACCCTGTATAGCCAGGTCAGCCGTCTGGCCCCGCTGAGAAGCAGCCGTAGCCGCTTCCACGCCTTTATCCTGGGCCTCCTCAA cACTAAGCAGTTggagctgtggttttccagtctCCAGGAAGATGCAG GCCTGCTGTCCCTCCTGTACCTGCCCACTGGCTTCTTCTCCCTGGCCCGGGCTGGCTGCCCCTCCTTGTCCACggagctgctgctcctgctgcagcCACTGTCGGTGCTCACCTTCCACCTGGACCTGCTCtttgaacaccaccaccacctgccccTGGGGCCGCCGCAGGCCCCACCCCCCCCAGGCTCGCCTCCAGCCCTGCAGCAGACTGTGCAAGCCGTGCTGCACTGGGGGGGTCGGCTGGCCCAGAGCCTCCGGGGGGCTTCTGGGGAGGCCCCTCCGGGCCCTTCTGCCCCCTCAAGCTCTCCCAGCCCCTGCAGCTGGTGGGAGCAGCTGACCCAGGCCTCCCGGGTCTATGCGTCTGGCAGCGCCGAGGGCTTGCCTCTTCCCCGGTGGGGGTCCAGGCGCACCCAGACTGCAGCTGAGGCCGCACCTGAGAGGTCCCTGCACACAGAGGAAGCAGTACCAGGCAGAGGCGTATGGCTGGGGAGACTGTTTGGAGTGCCTGGGGGCCTCCCAGAAACTGAGAGCGGAGCCCCAAAGTCCAG GAGACCATCCAGCTGGTTGCCGCCGACAGTGAGTGTGTTGGCTCTGGTGAAGCGGGCGGCGCCTCCTGAGGCTCCCTCGTCTCCTAAGGAGCTTGAGGTCTCAGAACCCAGCACGGCGCAGACCCACAG
- the RUSC1 gene encoding RUN and SH3 domain-containing protein 1 isoform X2: MLSPQRALLCNLNHIHLQHVSLGLHLSRRPELREGPLSTSPPPGDTGGKENRGPCSGTLVDANSNSPAVPCRCCQEHGAGLENQQDLAQEEEGAASPSDPGCSSSLSSCSDLSPDESPISVYSRDLPGNEDVHPQPSILPLEQGSPLASAGPDTCSPDSFCCSPDSCSEASSPSGPGLDSNCNALTTGQDLPSPGLEEEEEAEEQDLPTSDLPEADDEKIDAGKTEPSWKINPIWKIDKETTDASWKITENNNSGWKVNGNTIECWKTEPGKFDSSWKTNTGITDSGSKTDAGKIDGGWRSDVSEEPVPHRTITSFHELAQKRKRGPGLPLVPQAKKDRSDWLIVFSPDTELPPTGSLGSSQAPPREVTTFKELRSRSRAPPPPVPPRDPPAGWALVPPRPPPPPVPPRRKKNRPGLQPIAEGQPEEGRAGSPAAGEEAPASKEPEQPSPQAGTEAGPLLLPRPLVFRFSADGRPLLQGGSAAAAGSLLLAPLASWPGAGLRLLGAPSTPEEQLLPVRLSPVGAYSPPARGDLPCLASPELALLLSPLFPRSSTFPPVASPPCQVPAPPLPRPPRPPKAPRWTRSPPPPPRLLRSSWSFAGVPGAQRLWMAEAQSGTGQLQEQKKGLLIAVSASVDKIISHFGAARNLVQKAQLGDSRLSPDVGHLVLTTLCPALHALVADGLKPFRKDLITGQRRSSPWSVVEASVKPGSSTRSLGTLYSQVSRLAPLRSSRSRFHAFILGLLNTKQLELWFSSLQEDAGLLSLLYLPTGFFSLARAGCPSLSTELLLLLQPLSVLTFHLDLLFEHHHHLPLGPPQAPPPPGSPPALQQTVQAVLHWGGRLAQSLRGASGEAPPGPSAPSSSPSPCSWWEQLTQASRVYASGSAEGLPLPRWGSRRTQTAAEAAPERSLHTEEAVPGRGVWLGRLFGVPGGLPETESGAPKSRRPSSWLPPTVSVLALVKRAAPPEAPSSPKELEVSEPSTAQTHRAVRALCDHTAAGPDQLSFQRGEVLRVIATVDEDWLRCGRDGAEGLVPVGYTSLVL; encoded by the exons ATGCTGTCCCCTCAGAGGGCCTTACTCTGCAACCTCAACCACATCCACCTCCAGCATGTCTCTCTAGGCCTGCATTTGTCCCGCCGTCCAGAGCTCCGGGAGGGGCCCTTGAGCacatcccctcccccaggggacacCGGGGGCAAGGAGAACCggggcccctgcagtggaacctTGGTGGACGCCAATTCCAACAGCCCAGCCGTGCCCTGCCGATGTTGCCAGGAGCATGGGGCAGGCCTAGAAAACCAGCAGGACCTAgcacaggaggaggagggggctgccTCTCCCTCAGACCCGGGCTGTTCCTCCTCTCTCAGCTCCTGCTCAGATCTTAGCCCGGATGAGTCCCCCATCTCAGTCTActccagggacctccctggcaacGAGGATGTTCACCCTCAGCCCAGCATCCTTCCCCTGGAGCAAGGCTCGCCCCTGGCTTCCGCAGGCCCAGACACCTGCTCCCCAGACAGCTTTTGTTGCTCTCCGGATTCCTGCTCTGAAGCTTCCTCTCCATCCGGTCCAGGCCTGGACTCCAATTGTAATGCCCTGACCACTGGCCAGGACCTCCCTTCCCCAGGgctagaggaagaggaggaggccgAGGAGCAGGACCTCCCTACCTCTGACCTCCCAGAGGCTGATGATGAGAAAATCGATGCTGGGAAAACCGAACCCAGTTGGAAAATAAACCCCATTTGGAAAATTGACAAAGAGACAACTGATGCTAGCTGGAAAATCACTGAGAACAATAACTCGGGTTGGAAAGTCAATGGGAATACTATTGAATGTTGGAAAACTGAACCTGGAAAATTCGACTCCAGTTGGAAAACCAATACAGGAATAACTGATTCTGGTTCGAAAACTGATGCAGGGAAAATTGATGGGGGATGGAGAAGTGACGTCAGCGAGGAGCCGGTGCCCCATCGGACAATCACGTCCTTCCACGAGCTGGCCCAGAAGCGCAAGCGGGGCCCAGGGCTGCCCCTCGTGCCGCAGGCCAAGAAAGACCGCAGTGACTGGCTCATCGTCTTCTCTCCGGACACCGAGCTGCCCCCCACAGGGTCGCTCGGCAGCTCCCAGGCGCCTCCCCGGGAAGTCACCACCTTCAAGGAACTCAGGTCCCGGAGCCGGGCTCCGCCCCCGCCAGTCCCGCCCCGAGACCCCCCAGCTGGCTGGGCCTTGGTCCCACCTCGGCCCCCACCGCCACCCGTCCCTCCCCGGAGGAAGAAGAACCGAccagggctgcagcccatagCAGAGGGGCAGCCCGAGGAGGGCAGGGCGGGCAGCCCAGCTGCTGGTGAGGAGGCCCCAGCTTCAAAGGAGCCGGAGCAGCCAAGTCCTCAGGCTGGCACTGAAG CCGGTCCCCTCCTGCTCCCTCGGCCCCTGGTTTTTCGGTTCTCGGCTGACGGGCGCCCCCTGTTGCAGGGTGGGAGCGCGGCCGCAGCTGGGTCTCTGCTCCTGGCGCCTCTGGCTAGCTGGCCAGGCGCTGGGCTGCGGCTCCTGGGGGCACCGAGTACCCCGGAGGAGCAGCTGCTGCCCGTCCGCCTGTCCCCGGTGGGGGCCTATTCGCCTCCGGCTAGGGGGGACCTTCCCTGCCTGGCCAGCCCTGAGCTGGCACTGCTGCTGTCCCCGCTCTTTCCCAGAAGTAGCACCTTCCCCCCCGTGGCTTCCCCACCCTGCCAGGTACCCGCCCCCCCGCTGCCACGGCCACCTCGTCCGCCGAAGGCCCCTCGCTGGACCAGGAGCCCACCGCCTCCGCCCAGGCTAC TCCGTAGTTCCTGGTCGTTCGCCGGCGTCCCCGGGGCCCAGCGACTGTGGATGGCAGAAGCCCAGAGTGGGACTGGCCAGCTGCAGGAGCAGAAAAAAG GTCTCCTGATAGCTGTTAGTGCTTCAGTGGATAAAATCATCTCGCACTTTGGGGCAGCCCGGAACTTGGTTCAGAAG GCCCAGTTGGGGGATAGCCGTCTGAGCCCAGACGTGGGGCACCTGGTGCTGACCACCCTCTGTCCGGCCCTCCATGCCCTGGTGGCCGACGGGCTGAAGCCTTTCCGGAAAGACCTCATCACTGGGCAGCGGCGGAGCAGCCCCTGGAGTGTGGTGGAGGCATCTGTGAAGCCAG GCTCCAGCACTCGTTCCCTCGGTACCCTGTATAGCCAGGTCAGCCGTCTGGCCCCGCTGAGAAGCAGCCGTAGCCGCTTCCACGCCTTTATCCTGGGCCTCCTCAA cACTAAGCAGTTggagctgtggttttccagtctCCAGGAAGATGCAG GCCTGCTGTCCCTCCTGTACCTGCCCACTGGCTTCTTCTCCCTGGCCCGGGCTGGCTGCCCCTCCTTGTCCACggagctgctgctcctgctgcagcCACTGTCGGTGCTCACCTTCCACCTGGACCTGCTCtttgaacaccaccaccacctgccccTGGGGCCGCCGCAGGCCCCACCCCCCCCAGGCTCGCCTCCAGCCCTGCAGCAGACTGTGCAAGCCGTGCTGCACTGGGGGGGTCGGCTGGCCCAGAGCCTCCGGGGGGCTTCTGGGGAGGCCCCTCCGGGCCCTTCTGCCCCCTCAAGCTCTCCCAGCCCCTGCAGCTGGTGGGAGCAGCTGACCCAGGCCTCCCGGGTCTATGCGTCTGGCAGCGCCGAGGGCTTGCCTCTTCCCCGGTGGGGGTCCAGGCGCACCCAGACTGCAGCTGAGGCCGCACCTGAGAGGTCCCTGCACACAGAGGAAGCAGTACCAGGCAGAGGCGTATGGCTGGGGAGACTGTTTGGAGTGCCTGGGGGCCTCCCAGAAACTGAGAGCGGAGCCCCAAAGTCCAG GAGACCATCCAGCTGGTTGCCGCCGACAGTGAGTGTGTTGGCTCTGGTGAAGCGGGCGGCGCCTCCTGAGGCTCCCTCGTCTCCTAAGGAGCTTGAGGTCTCAGAACCCAGCACGGCGCAGACCCACAG